The sequence GAAGCCCAACATTTTCCAAAACATGCTGCCAGGTAATTGTGTAGTGAGTGCAGCAATTTGTCTGAGTATGCTGTTGTGGACCGATGATGCAGTTGACCAACAAGTAAGCCAGCTCCACTGCTACAGACAGAAAATGCATTTCTCCACGTTACCACTGTTTTACCCTGTGTGCAGACAAAAGCTTTCTCCCCAACTGCTTGACTCATTTCATAGCTTCGGTTTAACGCAACCATGTCAGATGAATCAATTCAGCTCATTTGCTGCACAAATGACAATTTTCTAAGAGGCCATCCTCTGATTTTCACTGACATACGAATGCTCTTCtgaagagcaaacaaaacagctcCTTAAAAATGCCATCAATTCTAAAAGCACTGAAACGAGTGCTGGCGAGGAAAAGCGCAGACAAACCTCATGCAGACATTTCAAATAGGATCTGCTATCCTATGATGTGTAAACAAATCCTCAAGTTTAatcaattgtgtgtgtgtgcgtgtgtgtgtgtgtgtgtgtgcgtgtgtgtgtgtgtgtgtgtgtgtgtgtgtgtgtgtgtgtgtgtgtgcgtgtgtgtgtgtgtgtgtgtgagacagagagacacagggagagtGCACTAAGTCTAGTATTGAATCAGATTCACTCTCAGGCTGAACTGGTTGTGAATGATTAGTCATTCGGAGCAAGTCTTTGAGAGTCCACATAGCACTATATTTTAAATTCACTGAAACTTTTGCTACTGTGAGGTCACACAGAcacgggcacacacacacacacacacacacacacacacacacacacacacacacacacacacacacacacacacacacacacacagagagagagagagagagagagagaaacacacaaagatcAGAGCTGGAGGTGCAGCCACTATTTTCATTCATCCAGAGTCTCTCCTGGCTCCTActattgattttcttttactgtgtGTTTAATTCACAGCCAAAGTAAGCCTGCCACAGCCTCCACTTCCAACACCTCTCTCAGTGTTTATCGATTATGTAGTAGCACTACAACTGAGCTCTATGCCTGTATTTTTTCTGTGGCTGCTTTATTGCagcatttataatttatttatacttATACTGTATACAGTATGAATATCCTTTATCTCTTGAGGGTGATTTTTCACCTGACAACACGTTGCCAAGTTGAATGCACATCAGTTTTTTACACCTCTGTGGGATTTGTTGCTTTGCAAGCCGAAGAAGAAATTCCTGTAAACTTAAGCTAGAGGCTACAATACAAACACTTaacaataataaagtaaaacaaaataaaataccgccccccccccaaaaaaaaaaaaaaaaatctcagggtCCAAATTGTGGATCCTTTGGACTATCCATGACAATATATGTGTGCATTAATGCATGCAACACCAAAAAACATTCTGCTCATTATCCTGCTGACAGCAGCATGGCTCTGTAGCAGAAGAGTCAGACCTCACCTGTCATTCACTGAAAACAGTTGGAACATTACCAACTGGAAAACACCAAAAAGGACGTCTGAAACTGTTGAGCAGCTGAAATCAAGTAAGaatgggaaaatgttttgctttcaaaacTTCAACTTAATTCCCAAATGTTTACAGAGGTTTGCTAACAAAAGAAGTGATGTAACACGGTGGCAAACATGCCCAAACATTTTCCAGCAATTAATCCAGAACGAGCACGTTTTGCAAAACTAACAAACTAACTATATAAATCAATCTCCGTTTAGAAATTGTATACGTATATATGTTATGCAACTTCTTGCGTTCTCGTTTTGCATGCAGTTGACACAGCATCACTACTTTTTTGAAGCAGGTTGGTGTATTGGTGTGAAAATAGagcgtgcatgtttgtgttagTGAGTGTGTAAATAACACGACTAAAGAGAGACTTTACGCCAACCTGAAATCACATGCAGCCCATTTCCTCCTCATCCCTTCCTCCTTATTCCctctactttttcctttttgtgtaacattggaaaagaaatagaggaGAACTACAAGGGCAGAGTCAGTctgtaaagagaaacaaagctATGACTTTCTTGGTAGCTTGTTGCCTTAGAGACTAGCAGAAAGCGAGAGATAAAGCTGTGAAATCTTCTGATCATCTGGGCATGTGTGCGTTtgactgtgtgagagagagaagagagagagtgtgggTGTACAGAGAAGGGGTTGGCTTCTGagtcagaagaaaagaaaaaaattcgcACACAACTCTACCCTGCGCCTAACCTCTCCCCTCCGCTTCCTCGTGGTTTCTCTCTCAAATTATTACATCAACGCTGAAAATCCGATCTAATTATTGAAAATTAGAAAGTGACACCATCTTCCTGCAGCGCGTGGCCTAACCTCTAAACCAATATGCAATGGAGAGAGAAGCGCTAGACAACAGACGGCGTCTTTGTCTCCCAAGGATTAGAAGAAACCACAGTGTTAAACGAGGCTCAAAATGTTATCTTTAGAGGGAGATAATTAGACAGTGAGTTTCAGGAGAaaagtgctgaaaaatgaattCATGAAAAATAACCACAAACATCAACTCTATGGTTGCTTAGATTTGTGGGGTTAAAGGCTCATTTAGAAATAAGTCACCAAACAACTTGTGTTGTGAGCTCTAGTAAAATGTTCCCTTTTTGCTCTTTTGGCTTTCCGGTTGAATTTAATAAGATATAAGCAAATGTTTCACAAGCTACATGGCCAAGGGGGTTAAAGTGGGTTAGAACAACTCCCATACAGTCACATGCAGCATGCAGTAATCAGGAAATAAGGCGCAGCCTGGTAGCATCAGATGGTCTGAAACATAATGTCCAGAGGTGTTCTTcctcatggtaaatggcctgtatttgtatagcgctttacttaggaGTCAGGGTTCTGTTGCCTAGCCTGTAGAGGTCTTTGTGTCCCTCCATGGATATCCCCAGATCATCACTTACCCACCACCAAACCAATCATGCTGAACAATGCTAAAGGGAGAATAACGTTCTCCACGGCTTCTCACTTTTACGTCTGCCACATGCTAAAGGTGAGCCTGTCCTCATCTGTGGCACACTGTGGACCTGCCAATTGTAGTATTCTATTTCAAATACCAGTTGTGGGCTCTGCAGTTGTGGGCAGTGAGCACAGGACTTAAAGACATCAGGCCTCGGGCCACCCTCATGCAGTCTGTTTCTCATTGTTTGGTTAGAGACATTCACAACAGTGGACTGCAGgaggttattttttttagctctgGCAGTACTCATCCTGTTCCtcttgcacaaaggagcagatagcGGTCGTGCTAAGGATCTTCTACAGCCttgtccagctctcctagagtaactTTCTGactcctggaatctcctccaaGCTCTTGAGACTGTGTTGGGTGACACAGCAAACCATCTGACAATGGCACATGTTGATGATAACATCCTGGAGTTTAACTATGTGTGCTATCTCTGTAGCATCCAGGTTTCACATCATTCTACCAGTAGTTAAAATGGCCCCAGAAAATTCAAAAAGTagtgaaaaaagcaagaaaagttGAGGAAATGTCAGTGACTGCCACTTATAAAAACGCCTCTGTTTTGAGGGTTCTCTTATCAGTGCCCTTCTTTGCCCATTGTTGACCAGATGCTGTAATCTGATTAAAAACTGTTTCTTTAACGTCTCTGAGGATTGGAATCCTCTGTGTATGCAGCAGTCACATGATGGGTCAAAAACAATGCACGAGAACTATTATGTACCAGTTTGAACTTTTCACTGTGAAATCTTATCACAGGGTGTTACATAAACAGTGAGAAAATCCCTGCTCCAAAAGAAATGTCTGTGATCTCCTGTTAAAGTGTGAAAAATACAATTCAAAGCATAGTTATGAGGTATGCTTGAACTGCATCAGTGAtcctgatttgatttgatacacTAAACATGTGAATTTAAAATGCTATGCTGTTGAAAACTGCTGTCAGAGTTCAGTTCCTTGTGCAGTACAAATGAACAACAAAGAATGTACATCAGCTTTAATTAATCATGTAGTCAAATGGCATATAAACTCATTAGTTGATGTTTTAAAGGAAgttctgttcttttttcttgctgtcCTATGAAGCCCCGCCTTAGCTGCTGTTCTGTAAATGTAAACCCAGTTTTTCTAGTATAAAATCTGCATTAGATGTCtgggaaaatattctttttCTGTTAGATGAGCATAATGCATGAAACTGTTAAAACCAAAAGAACTGAATGACACACAAAGTACAGGTGTGGTTTTTGCATGACCAATAATTCTCTTTTTCATTTACTACAAGACATGATACAAAGGGGAGTAAATGCAATCACAAATTTGTATCATCAGTTAAATCCTGGAGTTGCTTGACACCAGGTTTGTCATGCTGTTATATTTAATTTCAGATGGCGACCTGATAGGActtcagctgggataggctccggtGGAATCAGTGCACGGTGATCTATTACAGCATGCTCTGATTCCAGATACTCTGAATAACTGGTTTCATGTCAATCATTGTAGTATCTGCCATTTtaaagaataaacacaaagaaaaactacaTTAAGCTTGGCCTTTAAAGGCCTCCTGATCTGGGCCGAGTGACTTTATTTGCACTTCGTTCACCAAATTCTCTTCTACATGCCTTTTTTTGTATTCCATTAGAGGAAGGATAGAGCCTTGTGGAGCAGGATGGGGGGAGTCTCAATGTCCACTGTTGTCAGTAAAGACAAGTATCACCAGTGCTGATGAGTGATTCTTCTTGTGGCACAGCAAATATTTACCCTTTTTCACATCAGACCAGAGGACACTGGCTGTGTGAATAGTCAGCAAAACACTGCTGCAGGCTGACAGTGATGGTTTGTCAGATGTGCTGCTTAGACACAGCCCAGGCTTCTTGTTTTGCCAACAAGAGGTTACTGCCACCTAACCCAGAAACCTGTATTGTCTGGTTATACCTCCTCCCAGGACTGCACGGCGAAGCATATGAGCAGACTTCTTAACTGACATCTCCCTCACGATCCTTAATTTATTGAATTGTTAGGATCCAGTCATTTATACCTTGATCATAGTGCATAGAATGAATGTTAAACCATGTTTGTTGTTGTATACAGACTTTTTAATGTTATAATAAGAAGACAAACAGCTAGTCGTCAGTAAAGCCACGGTTTATTCACATGAACATTTTGAAAACTGGATACATCTTTGGTTCTACTGTATAATCTGCCTCAGTTTGCTGTATATAATATGTACATAGTTGTATACATGTTTGCATTCATCCCATAATTACAAAcattacaaataaaagaaatcacagtGGGATAGAAATTTAATAGAAAACCACTGGATAGAAATAAGGGATACAATGGGCATTAACACACATTcagcattatttttaaaagtgctgAAATTGAAATGAGTTCAATTCTTAATTAGGGCTGAACAGAAAGAGAAATGTGCACCATTAAGAGGGCTTGTAAATAATATATAGTGAATATCTCTACTGcagatattaaataaaatgctttaaaaaaggcACTTTAATTGCAATAATCTGCTTTACAGTGCTTCACTGGAAATAGTGGATGAAcatgaaaagttaaaaataaatgaagccaTATTTGAAGGAGCCATGTAATGTGGCTGTGGTCTTATTAGCATTGAGAAGGAATTGCTTGGGAGAGAGTCGGTGAGAAAAAATTCTTAACTTGCTTTCTCTGCTTGCTTGTGAAAGAAGCATGAAAAATGTGACAAACCAAACGTGCCGTCAGGTACGGGTTAGGAATTACAAACAAGCAgaggagaaaaatgagagcagAGGAAAAGAACAGAGACGACAgtaagaagagagaaagaggagcagCGACCATGGCTTCCATATAGTGATTACTTCCACACACCTCCAGCACAGATATTCTGTGATTTGCCACAACCTTTCTGTGCATGTGTTCATTAACTCCGTCTCCATGGTAGCCGAAGTGGCAGTGTCGAGGCCTGAAGTCACCCAGAGGGTGACCTTGTCTTTGACAAGAGCACACAGCTGCACCCATCTCTCTTTATGCCTCTGCTCAAATCCATCCATTTCCTGAGCCAGCTGCCTCTCTGTCCACTCAAACCCCACACCCAACCCACCCAAGCTTAAAGATTGGAAAGGAGTTGGCACCCACACCGTCTACCTCGAAAGGAGCCAAAAGGAGCTCTTCCTTgttctctttctcacacacaaactgaaCACTGTGTGTAATGAGAATCCAACTACCAGGTCCTACTGGGATCTGAAGCACGAGGAGCATGTCCCACCTTTGTCCTTTTCTAATTGAGGCGTGATGGTGTCTGGGACTTCTGACTGGAGCATGTCTTTCTCACTGGCAATGATGTGCTTCACCAAGCAGTTGGCTGCTTCATCGATGTTTATGTTTTCCTGAAAGCAgagagtggagaaaaaaaaaagggggggggggggatagaggagaggggggaaagaaagacaaagaataTGAAAAGGTAGAAGATCAATCAATGTTATAAGGCACTAAACAAGATAGAAAAAAGCGCCTGCAGGAAGAAAAACCTGTGGAGTTAATTGAGTGAATCAAATGGTCCGTCACTAAACTGAAGAGGTGgaagaaacacaacaaaacagtcAGCAGGAATGATAATGATGTGAACACAAGCTGGAAAGAGATTTTTGCATTTACTCTGAGTGGTTGCCTCTGGTCTGACACACTGACAAATGACAATGCATCTCTcttttacacacaaaaaaatgacgACGAAAGCATCCACAGCAAAACCTAATGAGACCTGTGATTacactaaaaatatatatatttttcaatgtaatatatttatacagcaccatataccaacaacagtcacctcaaggcactttgtaTTGCAAAGTAAatactctacaataatacagagaaaacagagaaagccCAAACAATCGGAGATGATTGCAAAAATACTGGAATAGGTAAAAACTGGAATGATCAATTTGCACAGTATGGAACACTTACATATGCAAGAAAGACCTGCATTATGCAGGCCTGAATTCTAATTTATATAAATTCTCAACATTAGAGTCTTTCTATCCTAATCTTAGAAAGAATTAAAAAACCTAGATGAACTCAGTGATGACACAGTGTGTGATTGATGGATACTGCAGTAGCTCAGAAAGGAAatgtcatcgtagtcaaatgaGGTctctaataaaaacagaaataacttCCAGAAGTGTCTCTCACCCTGCCCTGCTACTCTTTCAATATAAATTTAAATAAGCtgcatttttccctttttttcatgATCCGGTTATCAAAGTTTAGTTAGGAGGAATTTTACCTTAGTTtgatgaataaaacaaatgatACCAAAAAGTTTCTTCATATAGGAATTGGGATGCCTAGTTTAACATTCCAGCTAAATGATCCTCTAAGGAAAGTCATCATCTACAAAGCTTCTCCACCCACAGGAATACAACTCAAAAGTTCTGCTGAGCGTGAAAAAAGATGAGAAAGATGCAATTTTCTTACATGTAAAgtctacagcagcagcagtcgtgtgcttaatattttaatatcctGATGATCTAGCAGTGTGCCGCTCAAGTAAAATGTATTATATATCATGTGCCAGCTTCACTTCTTTCCTTCCGCAGagtttttcacaataaaaactgTTGTTGCAAATTTTGGAGTTTACTGAGCTCCAAAAAAGTCAGTTATCAGCTGAGTAAAATATAGTGTTTCCAATTAACATTCGAGGCATTAAGCTCTGAACTACTTAACATTTGTGAtggattattatttatatttatggttagtgaaaaaaaagatgacagatGATTTATTAGGTGCGACTGTTTTGCAATGTCAGGCTTTGAGCAAAGTTAATACTCAGtttatctctgtgtgttttttttaatcattcttcCCCTGAAACAATTATTGTTGTAGATGTTATCGTCATTGTTTTTATAAAGCTTCATTAACTTGTTTggtggtcttttttttcttttctttttatacaaTTACAATATTTTAGagattgtattttgttttctaatgGTATAAATGGCATTTATACAACAACTAAAACTATAGAGGACAATAATGCTTTGCTGAGAATACTGAGTATAATCTATTTCGGGCCTGTGGCAGCTGTGGACCTCACAGATTTGTACAAATATTtgtataaagaaacaaaagtgaGAACAGATTTTGTATATGGTTAAGTGGctgattgtttttgttaagttttaTTTGAACTTTCAGTGCCGTATATGGCTAAGCTTTCTCACACCTCAGTCTATTTTCTCCTCTTACCACCCAGCTGTGAGATTCCTAGCAGCCATACTCAGGTCTGAGTGTGTtactgtgtcactgtgtgttgcACCCAccgcatttttattttctgtcgtCATGAGTGAGCCTTGAATCAAACttttactgtcttttatttcttatttgtgctcagtatttaaatatattatccCATTTCTTCTGTTCATCTTTAAATATTATTGCTATGCTGTCAGTCCAGTCTAAAATTTTGTTACAAAGGCTTCAGACTGACTGAATATAGCAAACGTAACAAACTATATTTTGTAAGCAGTTTAGGTATTTTAGCTGAAAGTTACGTTTtggttaaaaatataatttttataaaTTGCATCACAGTCTCTGTAAGCTTAAGAATAAGCACTTTTTTATGGTTTGTGCAGTCAGTGGAAAAAAGTGTGCCAGTATATTCCCTCAACACTCCTGGACATCCTGTCTGGATAACAGAGCACCTGATGCAAGTGCAGCTGACCTGGAATAACACAGAAGGAACGTCGACTGTGAGACTCTTGTGCAAAAGCAGCAGGGCTCTGTGATTGATATGCAAATACTGAACAGACTGGGACTGTTAAACTCAGCACTTTTAAAGGATCTCTTCACATCCTGAATGTGCCTCTGTGGTGGCATCTCCACAGGGTAATCAGGTGCTAGGTCTGATAGAGTCAAGGAGTCAGCTGCTTCCCAAGGACCTCTGAGGAGACTTGCTGACACACGGGGATTGAACCTCAGAGCTCTGTTGAAGGCTGCTCTTTGTTTCCTTGtagttaaaacactgtgtgtgtacgtgtattcgtgtgtgtgtctgtttgtcatCTTTCTCACCTTAGCAGAAGTCTCAAACCATCCCACAAAGCCGTTCTCCTGGCAGAACTGCTCCATCTTTATTCCGTTATTGGTCAGTACATCCCGACCCTGGTCACATTTGTTGGCCAGAAGAACAGTGGCTACATGCTTCCCGTTGGCAAGTGTCAGTTTGGAATCCAAATCCTCTTTCCACTTTGTGACAGCCTCAAAGGAGGCAGGCCGTGTGACATCAAACACGATGAATGCACCCATGGCTTCACGGTAATACACACGGGTCATGTTGCCAAACCTCTCCTGACCTGAAAGACGTGCACAcaaagtgacacacacacatataatatTATTGCTTGTTGTCACTgtgatgcattttaaatttttcataCTTTATTAAAGCACATCGTGAAATTTTCGACAGATCAGTATAACAATGGTCTATCAAAGCTGTCACCTTATCAGCAAACATaaacaatgttaccattttctCATTTTGGGTGTATTTATGGATGCGTTCTTTACATATTTCACCTGCATCCGATACTTCAgacacacaatttttttttccattccatTACAAGACAAGCAGGGACAGATGGAAAAGAGGCAGAATGGGAGAAAGAAACATGGCTCTGGAGTCTGTGCGTGCCTGCTTGTGAAActgtctgtaaaaaaaaattcctgaGGGTCAAATTAATTTGATAAGCCCTGTTGGAATCTTGTATCCACACACATTTTCCCATCCATAATTTCTGCTGAAGAACCATCAGATTCAGCTGCGCAGCCGCAGAATAAAATCAAGACACTTCCACACTGTGGAATAACCATAAATCAAACTGGTCTACTCATCGTGGCATCCAAGAGAAGATGCCAAGAAAAAGGGTTTTGAGTCCCACAgcagtgttttgggtttttgttttttgtttttgaacagaTGGATCAGACCACAAGGTCAGATGCAGAACAGGTGGGAGGCAGAAAGGTTTGCTCAAGGACTTATCTAGGGGCAGATGCTTGTTGAAACAGGTCGGCCATTGGAGTATGTCGAGCAGAAAATTATGCCCCTGGCCTTCTCAAACACACTGCTTTCTGGGCAAGTACATTATAGAGGATGTTTGAAAAAGCCCCACTAGAAAACTTAAGTATCTCTTTACAACAGATCAGATCAGGTATCTTTGGGTGTTTCTACTTATGTCTCTGTGTAGCTGTTTGCAAATATTGTATCTTTGCTAATATTTAACCTCACTCCTCAAAATAGGTACTACTTAGGGGCCTTTTAGGCTCATAGAAAGGCAGCAATAGTGTAAGTCTGCAGTTCAACATAATCCACGAAagttcaaaagactgaaaattaTCTGAAgtcaaagacaaagaaacaaaaccctAAAGGTTTTTCCTCTTATGTGTACATGATCTAGGCTTGTGAAGTTAgctctgctacactggcagcaTGGCATAGAAAAATGGGAGACAAAGATAAAAAGGTCGAAGTTGTTTATCTTGGTAAATGCACAGAACAGCGAGTGATTTATTACATCTGTTGCATGAGAAAACTGTAGCTCATTACCAAATCCCATAACAGAGCTGGGTGAGTTTTTTCTTAGATTCATAAAAGTGAGACGCAGTCATAAATATTTCAAGAAAAGGTTGTACGTAGCGTATTTACTTGAGATAATCTTCCATCTTGAAGGCTTTAATAACCTTTAGGTGAGTGTAAGAAGCACAATGAGTACAGTGCAAGACCTGTGGCAGTTTTCTCTGAGGGAGACCCTCATCTTTGGCTCATAATAAAAAGCTTTCTGTGTACAGGAGCTTGGGCCTCAAATCTCCCTCACATGAGTTTGAGACACATGACTGCTTGCGCTTACTGGAGAGAGAGCGCACAGGAGGGGAGAGAGCACCAGGTCTGAGGATTCTTCTAAACCTCAGCAGACACTCATGTGACATGAGGCTGTTGTAGTCTTTCTGTCATCTTAACCAACAGCACCCCAGTCAAAAGCCGGTATTATTTCTGATATCTGTCATCGCCAGaagcaatttaaaaactgaaaaccgACACATAAACATATTTGAATTTCTATTTTAATAACTTTTGgttttaaagcaaataaaaaacttCCATTCCTCGTCCCTGATGACATGGCATCCTAACACCTACCGACAATTTACACTATTCAACTTATATACTACTACATTTACAAAGTATAGTGAAGGCGTGTGATACTTGGGATCTACTCggggaaaaaatgtgaaaacactttgtttagttacactgtgtgtgtgtgtgtgtgtgtgtgtgtgcgtgcgtgcgtgcgtgtgtgtgtgtaagacagCTGCATTTAGAGCAAAAAAACTCCGTACTGGGGACCGCATGACATCAAATTATAAAGGTGATATAATAAACATGCTTTTATTATGTCATCAGCTGGAACATGAGCTCAATGTTTCGTTCCAAATTAGATAAGATTATTAATTTTCTGGCTCAACAGACCAGCTGGTGCAGAAGGTTTTGCATAAGCCTCGAAACAATCTTAGAGTGGCACGccgttactatgacgacactgATTTATCATGAGAGCATCGTGATGCTCCTTCATCAAGGTCACATGGCGCAAAAGCTCATCTTATATATGACTTTAACCTTTTTAACATGTGATTGTATGAGTGCATAGCCAAGCGATTGGAAGGCAGGAATTTGGAGTCAGCTGGTACAAATGACGaacaagaatgtgtgtgtgtgtgtgtgtgtgtgtgtgtgtgtgtgtgtgtgtgtgtgtgtgtgtgtg comes from Astatotilapia calliptera chromosome 14, fAstCal1.2, whole genome shotgun sequence and encodes:
- the rab38a gene encoding ras-related protein Rab-38 produces the protein MQNNHHKEHLYKILVIGDLGVGKTSIIKRYVHHNFSPNYRATIGVDFALKVLNWDQETVRLQLWDIAGQERFGNMTRVYYREAMGAFIVFDVTRPASFEAVTKWKEDLDSKLTLANGKHVATVLLANKCDQGRDVLTNNGIKMEQFCQENGFVGWFETSAKENINIDEAANCLVKHIIASEKDMLQSEVPDTITPQLEKDKGGTCSSCFRSQ